The Chryseobacterium oranimense genome contains the following window.
CCTGCAAAGTTGATGATTGGCTATAACGATCGATACAGAAAAGAAGGTGAATTGGTTTTGTCTCTGGTAATTGACCACCTTGAAGGTAATGTAGCTTCCATCTCTTTTTCTGTGGAAAAAAATGAAAATAATAAATGGCTATGTAGAATTGGCTGTTTGCAGGGGAGGCCTGTAGTAAATGGAATTTACGTTACAAAAGAAGCCCAGAAACTGATGAATGGAATAAGACCCAAAGCTTTTTTAATTGAAATATTGCAGGAGTTTTGTAAAACACTTGATATACCATCTATCAATGCTATAGGAGGGAAATGCCAGGCCCAAAACCGAAAACATTTTATTCATATCCCTTTTTTGCACGCAATCCCTTTTTCTTATAACGAGTTTTGGGAAGAAATTGGAGGCCAGGATCTTGGAAATAATTGGTACATACTGCCATCAGGAACTTGCAGAAAAAATATAGCTGATATAAAATCAGAAAAAAGAGCCTACTACAAAAAAAGATATATACTTATTGATTCCGTAAAAGATAATCTGCGTGATTATTTGAAGAATAGTACCGATAAAACAGAAAGCAGTCCTGAAGTCTTGCAATAGGACTGCTTTCTTTATTTGGATTTTTATAATATTCGGATATCAAGAATTTTATCATCTTCCAGGTAAGCCTCAAGAATATCATTTTCATCAACCTTTCCTACCCCTTTCGGAGTTCCGGTAAAAATAAGATCACCCACTCTTAATGTAAAAAACTGGGACGCGAAAGCAACGATATCATCAAAGCTGAAGATCATGTCTTTTGTATTGCCGTTCTGTACCTCTTCCTTATTTTTCAGCAATGAAAACTGAAGTCCCTGAAGATCAAAATCCTCCTTTCTGAAGAAGTTTCCTACTACAGCAGAACCGTCAAATCCTTTAGCCAGTTCCCACGGAAGACCTTTGGATTTAAGCTCGCTCTGAAGATCCCTTGCTGTAAAATCTATTCCAAGGCTGATTTCTTCATAATGTTTGCTGGCCGTTTCTTTCTGAATGTATTTTCCTCCTTTTGAAATTTTTAAAACCACTTCCAGCTCATAGTGAATATCATTGGAAAATTCAGGGATATAAAAATCATTTCCCTTTAATACCGCCGTATCAGGTTTCATAAAAATAACCGGTTTTTCAGGAATTTCATTTCCTAATTCTTTTGCATGTTCGCTGTAGTTTCTTCCTATGCAGATGATTTTCATAATGCTTAATTATTTATGTTTTATGGGCCCGTCATTGCGAGGAATGTAATGACGAAGCAATCTTTTACTATTCTTGAATTCTGAACTTAGTTAATGAGTAAACTCATTCCCGCAGTAATAACATACAAACTTTTGACTGGACAAAATGGAGATTCCGAAGAAACTCGTTGCCCTGTCGTCCCTGTAAATATGGTTGGAGCCGCATTTCGGGCATACAAAGTCAAATTCAGGATTGGCAATGGTATGTTCCACTTCCAGCGAATAAGCCTCATTGTCATTATAATCCTTCAGGATCTGTTTTGCTTTTTCCAGGTCATCTTCAAAAACCTGAAGCTGGATACCGCCCACCGCCTGAGAAAGCAGCCAGTCCGACTGAATCAGCTGTTCGTTGGCAATAAAACCATTCACCCCGTTTTCAGCAAGGATCTGCTTATCCCTGTTGGCCTCAAGAGCCGTTTCGTAAAATTTAAAGCGGACCAGATTCGACATTTTCTAAAATTTACTTGAAAGTTGGATTTTTGTAAATATTTTCTTGGTATATAGCGGAAAGTCTGCATTCTGAAGCCATCCGTAATATCCCAGATCCTTCTGGAAAACAGCTTTTACAACCTGTCCCTTATACTTT
Protein-coding sequences here:
- a CDS encoding VirK/YbjX family protein, which codes for MFKASIKAWKLAEIAFSDERQKYKRKQQYKSFLLTLLNRKPSRQWFEVLESDRYKEVLSQRPRLFLKPFKVYLSTQYSIHQRIKIICDTYDFIYDKHIEKVIWGEDHLVCQFALKNGLPAKLMIGYNDRYRKEGELVLSLVIDHLEGNVASISFSVEKNENNKWLCRIGCLQGRPVVNGIYVTKEAQKLMNGIRPKAFLIEILQEFCKTLDIPSINAIGGKCQAQNRKHFIHIPFLHAIPFSYNEFWEEIGGQDLGNNWYILPSGTCRKNIADIKSEKRAYYKKRYILIDSVKDNLRDYLKNSTDKTESSPEVLQ
- a CDS encoding fumarylacetoacetate hydrolase family protein, whose product is MKIICIGRNYSEHAKELGNEIPEKPVIFMKPDTAVLKGNDFYIPEFSNDIHYELEVVLKISKGGKYIQKETASKHYEEISLGIDFTARDLQSELKSKGLPWELAKGFDGSAVVGNFFRKEDFDLQGLQFSLLKNKEEVQNGNTKDMIFSFDDIVAFASQFFTLRVGDLIFTGTPKGVGKVDENDILEAYLEDDKILDIRIL
- a CDS encoding DUF2007 domain-containing protein, whose protein sequence is MSNLVRFKFYETALEANRDKQILAENGVNGFIANEQLIQSDWLLSQAVGGIQLQVFEDDLEKAKQILKDYNDNEAYSLEVEHTIANPEFDFVCPKCGSNHIYRDDRATSFFGISILSSQKFVCYYCGNEFTH